The region CAATTTGATTTGTTGGTGGTGAATTTATTGtggttttaaaacattatttatgtGTGTATACTCTTCCTTGCAATATCACATTAATTTCTTAAGgcctattttctgttttgcacaTGAAGCCATGAACAGACACAAACACGGCAGCCTTGTGACAAGTCTTACAGCCAGATCTGTGTACTAGTAACCTATGTCCAAGCTTTATATTGTGGAAAGCATTTCATGGCAACATAGgtgaaaacaaagcagttgAAATATCTCTTAAGTAATCTGATCAAGAGACAGCATAGCACAATATGGTGCATTAAAACATTCCTTGCATATTAAGAAACAAATTGATACAGTGCCATGGGGAAAATCATTACTTAAATGATGGAGAAGGTGGAGGTTAGTAATAGAATTAAGAAactggcagcctgcagcagtAAGTGACATGCCCTACTTTACATTGCATTCCCCCACATTTTGAAAAGCTATGCCACACCAAACCATATTAACAAGAAGAGACTCTTCCTGTGGCTTGTTACAGTGCTGTTCCAAGCCCATGGAGAAGCAGAGTTCTTAGAGAATTATTATTCCTGCCAACGCAAGGAATTCCTGCGCTACTTTCACAGCAGAGTCTGACCAGATGGGAATGGCAAATACACTGCTTCCAAATCTGAAGTTTCCTATTATTTGCAACAGAAAGACAAAGATACCTTGTGGATCTTAGTGATTCCTGTGGAGAAtagagagggggaaaagaagtcCAGCTGATGTACTCACTGCTCTGATAgttctgtttgattttctttcaaacatAAAGCAAGTCCTTGATCTGCCTTTGTGCCAGCAGTATTTGTCCTGAGCCCATAATCCACTGTGAGAAGTACAGTGGGAACTTGAGGAGCTGCTTCCACAGTTGTACAGACAGACAGTGCCCAAAAGCTGGTGCAATTTCAACATTAGTCTGCAGCTAGACCCTGCCTCCTTTCCCCTTAGCAATGCTAATGGAGTAGCCAGCACACAATCTACATAGCCACCTAACATGAAACATGATCTTGTAGATTGCTGATAATCGATTacttatgtttaaaaatactaaGGATACTAAGGACTGCATTAAGCaagggggaaaataaatcaCCTGTTTTAAGAAAACTTCAGTGTACTTTGTATGTGCCTTCCTTTggaatcagatttttttgtgaATGAAGTCCAAAAGGAGAAGAACATCACTAAATCTGTCCTGTTTCTCTCTCAGCAGTGACATGCCTGCTGTTTCTTAGAAATTACACATGTACCAGAACTGAAGCCACATTATGTGGACTGCATACCTTCCTGGATCTCTCATGTTGTTTGGGCAGACTGAGAGCCTGTCTTTGTGTGTGGCAATCCATAAAATGCCTTCACTGACTTTTCTCTAAGAAGGAGAAATTCATCAAAGCACATCTTAAATTACTTATTATAGCATCATCTTGGGGTAAAATGAGAGCCCCACACAAGGAAAGAAGCTGTAAGGGATGGGAAGGCGTGGGAACTGAAAGATGACACATGGTAAAAGATACCATGTGCCTAAGAGAAACTACTATTTTGGTTTTACAAGATCTAGCCTGCTTGGTATACCCTCAAGAGCATCATGGAGAGCTTGTTTAGGATGTGTGCAAACCAACGGGGTGATCACAGGGACTACAACAGAACAGCGGCTGACAGAGTAATGTGACTAAAATGCAACTCTAATTAACTCTATAAATAGATACAAAACTAATGTCTAGTTGGAAAGTACTTTGGCCTTGTTTTATTCAATGACAAATATGCTAGATACACAAATGATCTTTATGTTCAATTAGATTAAAGATTTTACTTCCTTAGATTCCTGAAAATTCCTCACTAGACTTGCTTGATATTTCCACGGGAGCAGTACAAGGTTTCCCTTACCAGTTACAAGAACCCTTTCTGCCTGCCAGTCCGTAATGGGcttggttttgattttcttttcaccacttcaaaaataaagaaataaaaaaccaaagcaaacaaaaaagttaGGTCGCCCACTGGAAGCAACAGGGCTAAAAAGCATCCTAGGCAACTTTATGGTATGTACAAGATGATGTTCTGACAGTAGATTTTAAGATAGCTAAAGCCTCATAATAATTGTCACAGGCTCAACTTAAAAGCTAGTGAAAACAAAAGACCTTGATTTTCAAGAGTCACGTAAGAAATAGTGAATAACACTTCAGTTTTTTAACTTCTACCTTTCCATTACTGATGTTAAAATTCATTAATAAGGTGCTactgtttgtattttatatgcaaagtaaaaatgttttttgtgaCAGAAGAGAGACAAATGCTTTTTACATTTCTTATCTCAGGAGATGCTTAAAGAATCCTGTAATTATCCTGTGTTTTCTAACACTGTGGCTCATTTCTGATCtggtattttatttcagcatagGACTGCAGAGCAAGGGGACCCCAGCTGAGTTTTACAGTACCTGTGGAGCAGGCTGATACTGCCACCTTGGGGAGGACTTTTTCCACATTTGAGGAGCCCATTCAAGTACCATACAAACCAGTTTGATTCCCCGCCCCCCAAATGTCCTCCTAGgaagacaatttttaaaatcctctgCCCATGCAGTTGTAAGACCTTCTAGATGTGTTCCAACTTGGATTGTATTCTGTCCACaataataactgaaaataaatgctttttaaaaaattgtttaacCAGGTTCTAGAGCTCATTCAGGGAGTGCCTCATTTACACTACTCTTAATTTTGCAGACATCTTTCCACTATAAAAGCCCTGTTCTGCATCCAGGTGGGCAAGCTGTATTTTGCATACAACACTCCCCTACTTCTGGTATTCTAGTTTTTTTGGTAGTCTAAATCCTTGTCCATGCCAGCTTAAATTGGATGTGACTGCTGGACATATATGACTTCAGACATCATAAGGGGCATTACAGTGCAAGGGAAGAGTCCAATCAAAAACACAGATCTAGACTGGTAATTTAACCAAAGTCAAGAtccataaaaaaatattttccataaaaatgaGACTGACCTACCCTTTTGCTTTGCAATTAAGTGACTCCTCATCCAGTCTTCGAGCTTGTATTCACCAGCACATGAAGGACCTTGCCATACACTTTATATAAATGTGCCTTGAGACAcaaaagctgtgcacagcagaGACCTCGAAGGCAGAAGTTGCCTCAGGTACACACACagtacagggaaaaaattcatGTCTGACTTCTCACTAGAAGAGGCAGGCTCAGGAGCACTTGTCTATGTGCTCTTAAAAACATTCAGCAACAAAACTTTTTACACAGCCACCTTCAGCCAAGTAACACAAACGATGAACTCACTCGTGACAAGCTACGTGAATTTGCATGAGGAGCTCCAACCTTCTGCCAGAGGTCTGGTTGTGCTTGTGGCTCCATAGCAGGAGACAACAGGCTTCTAGAGGAACTGCAGTCCTCCTTCACTGCTGTGGCTGGCAGGAACAGCCCTGGTACTGTGGTAAACCAACACTCCAGGCTCCTACACACTGCTACAACTCAGATGACAATGTCCCCAGCAGGACTGGGCTCTGGAAAGCACATTCCACTTTTCCTGCCACCACATATAGCTTACATACCAGATTTGTGTTCTTACTGACAAGTATCTTCATACCCTTGGAGTAAACTAgtgcctgcagccccagggattTACAAAGAGATGGCTGATCCTTGTGAACAGACAGGACAGGCTCATCCACTCTTCCATTCTATAACTGCAACCTGGTCATTAAAGCACAaatgtgcatttattttctaaCCAGTTATTTTCCCACTTGtggaatattttcaaaaaagccAGTGATAGGGCCTTCTGGATAATTGTCTGTCTCTGGTTTTAATGCTACTATAGCATGGCAAATAATGACACTTGCAAGAGAAATGTATTAGGCTAACAGCCAACAGCTAGCTAATGCATGACTGGCAGTTTGGCAAAGAAACCTTCAGTTTCCTTCCTTGTTcacaaataatttctatttcttaatatatttattattttagtctATCTTTGTTAAGGAAACATCTTTatatttgcaaattatttaCTTTGTGCTATGAAAATGTTGCAATTAGTAAGTAATTCATTGCAATAAGAGAGAGTGCATTTGCTATTCACATGAACATATGAAGACACATTCAAGAATGTGCAATACAAAGGAATCCCACTACTACATTTATCATTTGCTGGTggaattaatttacttttaaaaatatcaatgtCGTGCAATCACTTAAGTGACTTCAAAAACAGTATTTGCAGctgacttaaaaaaattcaactgTGCCAATTACTGACCAAACTTATGCAATTGAATGAGGATCTATCAGTAATAGATTATTAACTAGATTTATGTGTACGTAACAGTCTCAGCCCGGTACGGTGCTGCTGTTAGTTTCAAAGTTCACATATGAACTTCTTTTTACACTGCACAGGTGGTTTATGAATGAAGCCTGAATGCAAGAAGAAATTAAGGGAAAATAAGGTAAGTGatccaaaatgaaattaatctaGGTACTTAAGTGTAGACTGCTTACAggggaaaaacccaaatcttTGATTATGATTtggatggatgaatggatgaATCCACATCCATTACTTCCTATTATTATGCTACAAAGTGTACAGTGTATATCTAGACTGATGAATAACTGAAGACAACCGTTTCATAAGATGTCTTTCTTAAAAGGAAACAGATAATtgaaaaatccacaaaaaccTCACTGTGAATTCAATAAGGAAGATTATCATGTATACATTCAATGCTGTCTGTAACAAAATTAGTATATTCCTAGCTCTTGCATCTTTGGTGTTGTATTGAAGTTATTTCAAAGATTGATTTAGGCATGGAATTAATACGAGAGAGAAAGCTTAAACTGCACAGCAAGAATCTATATAAATTAATCACAGGAAATCCCTGTCTAAAATCATCCATTACCTCATCTATGAGTACCTAAACAAAGTAtcttaaaaaagttaaaaaaaaatccattctgaaGCTCCCATGTCACAGAAACTTGTAAATTTGCCACTTTGGTTTTACCTTCTTAAACACATctcaatttatttaaataacaagttttcctgtgtgttttggCACACACCAAAACCCCTTCAGATACTGGGTTACAGAAAAGTACACATAGAATAAGAGGTCTTGTTTATGAACACAGAGTAACCGGAAATTATGCCAATTCCTTCTCTCTATTCACCAGtctatgcttttcttttccacttaCTGTGCTGATAAGTTTGTTTTAGTATACATTTCTAAAATCTCATTCTCATGAGATTGGCTATTTGagctcttctccttttcttttaactgaaatatttatctgtatCAGAAAGCCCTTTCAGATTACTATGTCAATGTCAGTGGTAGCTGATGAAAGACATATTTTAAGCTGTTCTCTTTTGTGAAAAAGGGATCTTTTAAAATCTACTCCTccctaaaacaaataaatacttgCATCCTGAAACACTGTCACTTAATAAGAGCACCACCTATTTGTCACCtattctcttcttccttccctagtttccctccttttcctaaCATACTACTCTTCCAGAACGGCAACTGGGAGTTGCCAGAATGGAAAACATTCCATAGTTTTTTCTCAActcctcccttctctgctgcccCCCCACAATTCTATTTTGCTACTTCCTAAAactcttttcactttttcagggaaaaacacTCTAATGACAATCAATATTGGAAATTCttgcctcatttttttcctccacagcgAAGTTATCTGAAGAACTTTATGTTATTTGTATTAGTGACAGGTTTGTGGATAAAAGCGCAGACAATGGCAGACAGCAATGATATGACCATCAACCTTGTTGTCCTTGGAAAACCTCAGACTGGCAAAagtgctgctgggaacagcctgtTGGGCAGCTCAGACTTTGAGAGCCATCTCTGCCCTAGCTCTGTGACTTCGTGCTGCAGCCTCGGACGCAGCGGCCGCATCTTGGGGCTCATGCGGAGAAATGGCCACGAGTCAGCGCTCCGTGTTCGAGTCCTGGACACTCCAGGCTACCCCCACAGTGCTCTGGGCAAAGAGCAAGTGAGAGAcatgctgagagcagccctggctcagcACTTTGGGCAGGAGGGCCTGCACTTGGCTCTCTTGGTCCTGAGGGCTGACCTGCCTCTGTGTCCAGATGAAAGCAATGACACAGTTCAGCTCATCCAGGtaactaaaaaataaacagaactcTCTGCTCTAACAGCAGTTCTTTCATCTTCAGGTGACAATAGCTACAGAAGAGTTGACTGCAAAAgtgaactgtatttttttccaacaaaagCCTAATGAATTGCATGTGGCAGATATTAATTTCAGAACAAAGATTATAACTGATTATAATTGATTTTGAGTCCTCAACAAATCGAAGCTCTATCCTCTTTCTGAAAGTGGTAACTCAAGACTTCCTTGGGCAGCTAAAGGGAATATTCTGTATGCGTTTGATAAATTTAATCCCTAGTGTCTTAAACAGATTAATCATTATCAATATACCAGGTCTTTTTAACACCCCACTTAAGCTTGGAAGTAGCAGACACCCTTTAAAGTAGTTTTACATAGCTTAGCATTTAGGTTACAGAGTCAAGATCACTGCAGTGTCCTTAATCACCAAGATAGGCTTCTTGTTTTATACAGGAGTTAGCAGGATTGCAGCGAAGTTGTAATTTCATTTACACCTGAAAATTAAGGCCCAACCTCTCTTATTCCTATTGAAGTTTTCTGTACTTACTGAAAGAAAGGTAGCTTGTTTTTTCCATTCTCCTCGATCAGATAAATCACAGAAGTTGAAGACAAACTCTCTGGCCTTTTTTTAAGGTGTTGCATTTGATTTGTGTTTCACCTGAATTACTGAAAATAGTTCAGTTTTATGGTTCACAGCTGGAACTGAAGTTGGTGTTACATAGAAATTCATCATCTATTTTTTCAACAAAAGATGatttgctgtttttcaaaaatttttttccaagagctgTAAACAGCACGTCACTACTGATAGGTGGTAACTACTGATTTCAAACTAATGCATGACATGGCTATGCAAGCATTTTTCCTTATTTGCATGAACTTTTTTTAACTGGAGACATTCTGTTAACATCTGTAGCCAGGGAACAGAGACCTGCTAGTACTGCATGACAACATATTTCCACTGGAAGTGGATGTCAGTATCTtggaaaggtgaaaaaagaCCCAGGAATTTCAGCAACTCGGATAGCATGAACTGGATTACTgccaggaaaaaacccaaactataCATGTAACTGGTCTGTTAATGTACTAAGTATATGAAATAAgagtggggaaaagaaataagagaCAACTAGTTaagatttccttttcattataGGAACTTCTGGGTCCCACATGgaaggatttcactgcagttctACTTACTCATGCAGACAAGGCAGAAGAGGCTGGATACAGTGAGGAAACATACTTGCACAGTGCCTCAAGTACCCTGTTGTCACTTCTGACCTCAGTAGAgcataaatacattttcctaGACAACCATAACAGCATaattaaagaggaaagaaatactgttttaagAAAGCTCTTgaattttatacaaaaaaataattatcgAGTACTACTTAAACAcaataaggaataaaattagCTTTAAGGTGCTCACTTGTCTATTTTCTGCAGTAGTTAACATCTTACaaataaaagagtaaaagcCAACAACGGAAAACTCCACATACCAAACACCTTTGAACACACAATTAGAAATACCTCTTTAGATTATCAAATTCCTTGCCTTCCACAGAGTACCTCGCACTGCTGCACTCAGAATCCTAGGTTCAACCACAAAATCAGAACAAGCTAGTGCTCCAAAATCATGCTCCTAGTATGTGTGTATTACAAATGAGATTTTCCACTACACCCGACTGTATATTCCGGTTCACACAGAATACAGAtctggaagaataaaataacatttaaagagaaaaacaaacaaacaaagagagaacaagagaaagaaagaga is a window of Sylvia atricapilla isolate bSylAtr1 chromosome 4, bSylAtr1.pri, whole genome shotgun sequence DNA encoding:
- the GIMD1 gene encoding GTPase IMAP family member GIMD1 is translated as MADSNDMTINLVVLGKPQTGKSAAGNSLLGSSDFESHLCPSSVTSCCSLGRSGRILGLMRRNGHESALRVRVLDTPGYPHSALGKEQVRDMLRAALAQHFGQEGLHLALLVLRADLPLCPDESNDTVQLIQELLGPTWKDFTAVLLTHADKAEEAGYSEETYLHSASSTLLSLLTSVEHKYIFLDNHNSIIKEERNTVLRKLLNFIQKNNYRVLLKHNKE